Below is a window of Corynebacterium kalinowskii DNA.
TTCGAAGATGTTCGCTCATAGCCACAAAGGACTTGTCATGCCTCCCGCAAAGCGCAGCAATCAACCTCCAAAGCTCACTGATCGTCAACGCCGCATCCTGGAAGTTATTCGGGACGCGGTTGTGCTGCGCGGATATCCGCCTAGCATTCGCGAGATCGGAGACGCGGTCGATCTGCAGTCCACATCGTCCGTCGCCTATCAACTCCGCCAGCTCGAGGAGAAGGGGTTCCTACGCCGTGACCCAAACAAGCCACGCGCAGTAGACGTTCGAATCATGCCGGACGCGAACAAACCTAAGGCTGGACCTAAGGTTGGTTGGAAGAAGGAACAGCAGGCAAAGGATGCCCCAAACGATGCTGTGCCCGCTCATTACATTCCAGTAGTAGGCAGCATCGCCGCTGGCAATCCAATTCTTGCCGAGCAAAATATCGAAGACTACTTCCCCCTCCCGGCAGAAATTGTTGGCGATGGCGAGCTGTTCATGCTTCAAGTTGTCGGACTTTCAATGAAGGATGCCGGAATTTTGGATGGTGACTGGGTGGTTGTTCGTTCCCAGCCGGTGGCCGAGCAAGGTGAGTTCGTTGCCGCCATGATCGACGGAGAAGCTACCGTAAAGGAATTCCACAAGGACTCCACCGGCGTTTGGCTACTACCCCACAACGATTCCTTCTCCCCTATTCCCGGTGAGCAAGCAGAGATCATGGGCAAAGTGGTCTCCGTGCTCCGCAAGCTTTAGCTACGGATCTCGCTCCACATTCGGGGGTAGTTTCACTACCTTCTTCGCCACACTATGTCCGGTTTGCCCGATCAGACAGGTGTCATGTGGGAGACTGGACTCGATTTATTCAATACATTTCATGAATATCGAAGCCCCGAACGCGACCAATGCGATTAGGTCACCT
It encodes the following:
- the lexA gene encoding transcriptional repressor LexA — translated: MPPAKRSNQPPKLTDRQRRILEVIRDAVVLRGYPPSIREIGDAVDLQSTSSVAYQLRQLEEKGFLRRDPNKPRAVDVRIMPDANKPKAGPKVGWKKEQQAKDAPNDAVPAHYIPVVGSIAAGNPILAEQNIEDYFPLPAEIVGDGELFMLQVVGLSMKDAGILDGDWVVVRSQPVAEQGEFVAAMIDGEATVKEFHKDSTGVWLLPHNDSFSPIPGEQAEIMGKVVSVLRKL